Below is a genomic region from Phosphitispora fastidiosa.
CGCTACAGATGAAGCGCGCAAGGCGTTGTCGTGTGTTTATCGTATTAATCAAAACTTCGGTATTGGCTATGCAGTTGAAGTGCTGCGTGGCATGCAAAATATTCGCGTGCGCGAAAATGGTCACGAT
It encodes:
- a CDS encoding RQC domain-containing protein, producing MYREKPCGNCDICLDPPKHFDATDEARKALSCVYRINQNFGIGYAVEVLRGMQNIRVRENGHD